In Thunnus thynnus chromosome 11, fThuThy2.1, whole genome shotgun sequence, the following proteins share a genomic window:
- the alkbh6 gene encoding alpha-ketoglutarate-dependent dioxygenase alkB homolog 6, with protein MDHPACILEELKQFVVGDAPPTVYYIPDFISEDEESYLLQQVYRSPKTKWTQLSGRRLQNWGGLPHPKGMLAEKIPDWLQKYCEKISSLGAFSGKSANHVLVNEYKEGEGIMPHEDGPLYHPTVTTISLGSHTLLDFYTPVSSLDDDDDDDAPLTEDNRYLLSLLVRPRSLLILQDEMYQRLLHGIKACTQDTLTDKVLNLAAAGGALPGETLTRGTRVSLTIRHVPKVMKTKLILGRR; from the coding sequence ATGGATCACCCAGCTTGTATTTTGGAGGAGTTGAAGCAGTTTGTCGTAGGTGACGCCCCACCGACAGTGTATTACATCCCAGATTTCATATCAGAGGATGAGGAGTCATATCTTCTGCAGCAGGTCTACAGGTCTCCAAAAACTAAATGGACTCAGCTGTCAGGCAGGAGGCTTCAGAACTGGGGAGGGTTACCGCATCCCAAAGGCATGCTAGCAGAGAAGATCCCTGACTGGCTCCAGAAGTACTGTGAGAAAATTTCCTCTTTAGGTGCATTCAGTGGGAAATCAGCCAATCATGTGTTGGTGAATGAGTATAAAGAAGGAGAGGGGATTATGCCACATGAGGACGGCCCTCTGTACCACCCTACGGTCACCACTATCAGCCTGGGCTCTCACACCCTCTTGGACTTCTACACACCTGTCAGCAgcctggatgatgatgatgatgacgatgctCCGCTGACAGAGGACAACCGCTACCTGCTTTCCCTGCTGGTGAGGCCGCGCAGCCTTCTGATACTGCAGGATGAAATGTACCAACGTCTCCTTCATGGCATCAAGGCCTGCACCCAGGACACTCTGACGGACAAGGTGCTGAACCTGGCTGCCGCCGGCGGCGCCCTACCGGGGGAGACACTGACCCGAGGAACCAGAGTGTCACTGACCATTAGGCATGTGCCTAAAGTGATGAAGACAAAGCTTATCCTGGGACGGAGATGA
- the adat3 gene encoding probable inactive tRNA-specific adenosine deaminase-like protein 3 — MSTEEDTETMEPQTKRWKGPVCDTDSWVAYPVLSDEQSQDVELIEAFAAPIVNKKETSRLVRELNSLYPLNGLQHVKRVRACKEKGGPHPLEVLLCLVSEAPRVKEVSVESLLPSGEVRHDGLGEPFVVKVPARPPLTRPQFELASKHWPTSFHEDKQVTVALRGELFSSPQKARMHMYMTSALTAAKQGKELGMEAVGATVVDPATERIVAVGHDCRVDHPLHHAVMVCIDLVARSQGGGGYCFDRYPACHYSSPRSISTSDTSQNTPDAQPYICTGYDLYVTREPCVMCAMALVHSRIGRVFYGSAFADGALGTKYKIHSQKDLNHRFEVYKGVLGKQCEDLNTLDESLEGSRK; from the coding sequence GAGGACACCGAAACAATGGAGCCACAGACGAAGCGCTGGAAAGGGCCGGTGTGTGACACCGACTCCTGGGTGGCTTATCCTGTACTGTCAGATGAGCAGTCACAAGACGTCGAGCTGATAGAGGCGTTCGCTGCACCCATTGTCAACAAGAAAGAGACGTCTCGACTTGTCAGGGAGCTGAACAGCCTTTACCCCTTAAACGGCCTCCAGCACGTCAAGAGGGTGCGAGCGTGCAAGGAGAAGGGCGGCCCTCACCCCCTGGAGGTCCTGCTGTGCCTCGTCAGCGAGGCGCCACGTGTGAAGGAGGTCAGCGTGGAGTCTCTGCTGCCCTCGGGTGAAGTTAGACATGATGGATTAGGTGAGCCTTTTGTGGTGAAGGTCCCCGCTCGCCCCCCCTTGACACGACCCCAGTTTGAGCTGGCGAGCAAACACTGGCCCACTTCCTTTCACGAAGACAAACAGGTGACCGTCGCCCTGAGGGGAGAGCTCTTCAGCTCGCCTCAGAAAGCCAGGATGCACATGTACATGACGTCTGCTCTGACCGCTGCCAAACAGGGCAAGGAGTTAGGGATGGAGGCGGTGGGGGCCACGGTGGTCGACCCGGCGACCGAGAGGATCGTCGCAGTGGGCCACGACTGCCGGGTCGACCACCCTCTTCATCACGCGGTCATGGTCTGCATCGACCTTGTGGCTCGGAGTCAGGGTGGTGGGGGTTACTGCTTTGACAGATACCCTGCTTGCCACTATTCATCGCCCAGATCCATCTCTACCTCAGATACCTCTCAAAACACGCCCGACGCTCAGCCGTACATATGCACCGGATATGACCTTTATGTGACCCGAGAACCTTGCGTCATGTGCGCCATGGCGCTGGTCCACTCCCGGATCGGTCGTGTGTTCTACGGGAGCGCCTTCGCTGACGGGGCTTTAGGGACCAAATATAAAATCCACTCACAGAAAGATTTGAACCATCGTTTCGAGGTTTATAAAGGAGTCTTGGGGAAGCAGTGTGAAGATCTCAACACGCTGGATGAAAGTTTAGAGGGAAGCAGGAAATAA